One Bos taurus isolate L1 Dominette 01449 registration number 42190680 breed Hereford chromosome 14, ARS-UCD2.0, whole genome shotgun sequence genomic region harbors:
- the RBIS gene encoding ribosomal biogenesis factor, whose amino-acid sequence MAKNKLRGQKSRNVFHIASQKSFKVKNKAKPVTTNLKKINIVNDEKVNRVNKAFIDIQKELANFSKGLSLEPLQKQLIPQQCHENVPVNVDEATRLMAQL is encoded by the exons ATGGCCAAGAACAAACTAAGAGGGCAGAAGTCCAGGAATGTATTCCACATAGCCAGCCAAAAAAGCTTTaaggttaaaaataaagcaaaaccagTTACCACTAATCTTAAGAAG ataaacattgTGAATGATGAAAAAGTTAACAGAGTGAATAAAGCTTTTATAGATATACAGAAGGAACTGGCAAACTTCTCAAAAGGCCTTTCCCTTGAACCTCTGCAGAAACAACTG ATACCTCAGCAGTGTCATGAAAATGTACCAGTTAATGTTGATGAAGCTACCAGATTAATGGCTCAGTTGTAA